Proteins found in one Chthonomonadales bacterium genomic segment:
- a CDS encoding DUF1080 domain-containing protein, translating to MAALALCVPALPARAVEPGFVSLFDGNTLHGWQLVNKAGEGYLVEDGTIVCPADGGGALYTDREYGDFVLRFEFRLDKAGNNGVGIRTPLGGDAAYQGMEIQILDDDDPMYANLLPGQYCGSVYRVAAARRGSLKKPGEWNTEEIRAVGRRIQVRINGKLVTDADLNAVHDPETLAEHPGILRDRGYVAFMGHGPSAVAFRNIRIRDMDKPEKDNVPPPGFKALFDGRDLRGWKGLVGDPPSRAKMSPAELASAERQATEEALRHWKVVDGVITYDGKNNSLCTARDYDDFELLVDWKIGPGGDSGIYLRGCPQVQIWDRAEGSGGLYNNQKNPSNPTANADRPPGEWNRFRILMVGDKVSVYLNSQLVVHNVTMENYWERDKPMYPTGQIELQHHGAPLYFKSIYIREIPRQHTQAVAR from the coding sequence ATGGCGGCGCTCGCCCTGTGCGTGCCGGCGCTCCCGGCGCGGGCCGTGGAGCCCGGCTTCGTCTCGCTGTTCGACGGCAACACGCTCCATGGATGGCAACTTGTCAACAAGGCCGGTGAGGGCTACCTGGTCGAGGACGGAACGATCGTGTGCCCCGCCGACGGCGGCGGCGCTCTCTACACCGACCGCGAGTACGGCGACTTCGTGCTGCGCTTTGAGTTCAGGCTGGACAAGGCGGGCAACAACGGGGTCGGTATCCGGACGCCGCTGGGCGGCGACGCCGCCTACCAGGGCATGGAGATCCAGATCCTCGACGACGACGACCCGATGTACGCCAACCTGCTTCCCGGCCAGTATTGCGGCTCCGTGTACCGCGTCGCCGCCGCCCGGCGCGGATCGCTCAAGAAACCAGGCGAGTGGAACACCGAGGAGATCCGCGCGGTCGGCCGGCGAATCCAGGTGCGCATCAACGGCAAGCTCGTGACCGACGCCGACCTGAACGCCGTGCACGATCCCGAGACCCTGGCTGAGCATCCGGGCATTCTGCGTGATCGAGGCTACGTCGCCTTTATGGGCCACGGTCCCAGCGCCGTCGCCTTCCGGAATATCCGGATCCGCGACATGGACAAGCCCGAGAAGGACAACGTGCCGCCGCCCGGCTTCAAGGCCCTGTTCGACGGCCGCGACCTGCGCGGCTGGAAGGGCCTGGTCGGCGACCCGCCCTCGCGCGCAAAGATGAGCCCGGCGGAGCTGGCGTCGGCTGAGCGGCAGGCCACGGAGGAGGCCCTGCGCCACTGGAAGGTCGTGGACGGGGTCATCACATACGACGGGAAGAACAACAGCCTCTGCACCGCGAGGGACTACGACGACTTCGAGCTCCTGGTCGACTGGAAGATAGGGCCGGGCGGCGACAGCGGCATCTACCTGCGCGGCTGCCCGCAGGTACAGATCTGGGATCGGGCCGAGGGATCTGGCGGGCTCTACAATAACCAGAAGAACCCGAGCAACCCGACCGCGAACGCGGATCGGCCGCCGGGCGAGTGGAACCGCTTCCGGATCTTGATGGTCGGGGACAAAGTCAGCGTCTATCTCAACAGCCAACTCGTCGTGCACAATGTCACGATGGAGAACTACTGGGAGCGCGACAAGCCGATGTACCCGACCGGCCAGATCGAGCTGCAGCACCACGGAGCCCCGCTTTACTTCAAGAGCATCTACATCCGGGAGATCCCCCGGCAGCACACGCAAGCCGTGGCCCGCTAG
- the hypE gene encoding hydrogenase expression/formation protein HypE produces MAHGGGGKLMRHLVERLFGAAFANPLLDARHDGATFAAPGARIAMTTDSYVVRPLFFPGGDIGALAVNGTVNDLAMCGARARYLSAGFILEEGLPMEDLWRVVASMARAAAASEVQIVTGDTKVVDRGKGDGIYVNTAGVGALATGAQIGPASVRPGDAVLLSGDVGRHGMAVMALREGLAFEGAIQSDCAPLVEPVMALLEGGIDVHCLRDATRGGVASVLVEVAEQSGTHLQVDELAVPVREEVRGACEVLGFDPLYVANEGRFLAFVPEADAGRALSILRQHRVCEGACRIGSAGGDDPGVVTLRSAIGANRILDMLSGEQLPRIC; encoded by the coding sequence ATGGCGCACGGAGGCGGCGGCAAGCTGATGCGCCATCTCGTGGAGCGGCTCTTCGGCGCCGCCTTCGCCAACCCGCTTCTGGACGCGCGCCACGACGGCGCGACGTTCGCCGCGCCCGGCGCTCGCATCGCCATGACCACCGACTCCTACGTGGTGCGGCCCCTCTTCTTTCCCGGCGGCGACATCGGCGCCCTGGCGGTGAACGGCACCGTCAACGACCTGGCGATGTGCGGCGCGCGAGCACGGTACCTCAGCGCCGGGTTCATCCTCGAGGAGGGCTTGCCGATGGAGGACCTCTGGCGCGTCGTGGCCTCGATGGCCCGAGCCGCCGCCGCCTCGGAGGTGCAGATCGTGACCGGCGACACCAAGGTGGTGGACCGGGGCAAGGGCGACGGCATCTACGTAAACACTGCTGGCGTGGGCGCGCTGGCGACGGGCGCACAGATCGGCCCCGCCTCGGTGAGGCCAGGCGACGCGGTCCTGCTCAGCGGTGACGTTGGCCGGCACGGCATGGCCGTGATGGCGCTGCGCGAGGGTCTGGCGTTCGAGGGCGCCATTCAGAGCGACTGCGCCCCGCTCGTGGAGCCCGTGATGGCGCTGCTGGAGGGCGGCATCGACGTGCACTGCCTGCGCGATGCAACGCGCGGAGGCGTTGCGAGCGTGCTCGTGGAGGTAGCGGAGCAGTCCGGCACGCACCTGCAAGTGGACGAGCTGGCAGTGCCCGTGCGCGAGGAGGTGCGAGGAGCCTGCGAGGTACTCGGCTTCGACCCGCTCTACGTGGCCAATGAGGGGCGGTTCCTGGCCTTCGTGCCGGAGGCCGACGCCGGGCGCGCGCTGAGCATACTCCGGCAGCATCGCGTCTGCGAGGGCGCGTGCCGAATCGGGAGCGCTGGCGGGGACGATCCGGGGGTGGTTACGCTCCGCAGCGCCATCGGCGCCAACCGCATCCTGGATATGCTGAGCGGCGAGCAGCTCCCGCGCATCTGTTAG
- the hypD gene encoding hydrogenase formation protein HypD — MRFMDEYRDAGAAREYAAALARTVTRPWTLMEVCGGQTHAIVKFGIDTLLPEGVTLLHGPGCPVCVTPLEVIDRAIAIAEMPGVILCSFGDMLRVPGSHQDLLSVKAGGGDVRIVYSPLDAVKLARENPEREVVFFGVGFETTAPANAMAVYQAAREGVANFSMLASHVLVPPAIEALLASPTCRIQAFLAAGHVCTVMGYTEYEPLARKHQVPIVVTGFEPLDVLQGVLMCVRQLEEGRAEVENQYARSVRREGNAPARELMREVFEIVPRKWRGVGEIPRSGLGLRAAYRAHDAEHRFGVAATEVAEPEECISGLVLQGLKTPHECPAFGTRCTPEKPLGATMVSSEGACAAYHRYRRQPAAARGGGS; from the coding sequence GTGAGGTTCATGGACGAGTATCGGGACGCCGGGGCGGCTCGCGAGTACGCCGCGGCGCTGGCGCGCACGGTGACCCGCCCGTGGACCCTGATGGAGGTCTGCGGAGGCCAGACGCACGCCATCGTGAAGTTCGGCATCGACACGCTCCTGCCGGAGGGCGTGACGCTCCTGCATGGGCCAGGCTGCCCGGTATGCGTGACACCGCTCGAGGTAATCGACCGTGCGATCGCCATCGCGGAGATGCCCGGCGTCATTCTCTGCTCGTTCGGCGATATGCTGCGCGTCCCCGGGAGTCACCAGGACCTGCTCTCCGTCAAGGCCGGCGGCGGCGACGTGCGCATCGTCTACTCGCCGCTCGACGCGGTGAAGCTTGCCCGCGAAAACCCCGAGCGCGAGGTCGTCTTCTTCGGTGTGGGCTTCGAGACGACGGCGCCGGCCAACGCGATGGCGGTGTATCAGGCCGCGCGGGAGGGCGTCGCCAACTTCAGCATGTTGGCCTCGCACGTTCTCGTGCCTCCGGCCATTGAGGCGCTCCTCGCGTCGCCGACCTGTCGGATCCAGGCGTTTCTTGCCGCGGGGCACGTCTGCACCGTGATGGGCTACACGGAGTACGAGCCGCTGGCTCGGAAGCACCAGGTGCCGATCGTCGTCACGGGCTTCGAGCCGCTCGACGTCCTGCAAGGCGTGCTGATGTGCGTCCGCCAGCTCGAGGAGGGTCGTGCCGAGGTCGAGAACCAGTACGCCCGATCGGTGCGCCGCGAGGGCAACGCTCCTGCGCGCGAACTGATGCGCGAGGTGTTCGAGATCGTGCCCCGCAAGTGGCGCGGGGTCGGCGAGATCCCGCGCAGCGGTCTCGGGCTGCGCGCTGCCTACCGGGCCCACGATGCCGAGCACCGGTTCGGCGTGGCGGCGACGGAGGTGGCGGAACCCGAGGAGTGTATCAGCGGCCTCGTGCTCCAGGGGCTGAAGACGCCCCACGAATGCCCAGCCTTCGGCACGCGGTGCACGCCGGAGAAGCCTCTCGGGGCGACCATGGTGTCCTCCGAGGGCGCCTGCGCCGCCTACCACCGCTATCGGCGCCAGCCCGCGGCCGCTCGCGGAGGCGGGTCGTGA
- a CDS encoding HypC/HybG/HupF family hydrogenase formation chaperone translates to MCLAIPGRIESVDSGAPGPLGRTGRVSFGGTVKEVNLACVPEAREGDYVIVHVGLAISVVDESEARQVFEYLAKMEELDEIGGASQ, encoded by the coding sequence ATGTGCCTTGCCATACCTGGCAGGATCGAGAGCGTCGATAGCGGCGCCCCCGGGCCGCTCGGCCGCACCGGGCGCGTAAGCTTCGGCGGCACCGTGAAGGAGGTCAACCTGGCCTGCGTGCCCGAGGCCAGGGAGGGCGACTACGTGATCGTGCATGTCGGCCTCGCCATCAGCGTCGTCGACGAGAGCGAGGCCCGGCAGGTGTTCGAGTACCTGGCGAAGATGGAGGAGCTCGACGAGATAGGGGGAGCATCGCAGTGA